The Bacillota bacterium DNA window GGGTTTCCGTATTTTTATTCTAAAGACGATTTCCCGCACCAACCGGATCATACGGTCCCGGGTTAGCCGGGAAAGGTTGACGCACCCTCCTTATTAACATATAATTACATTAACTAATTTAGCTATTATAGCTATTGCCGGAGGGGATTGATGAAAGTCAACTCAACGGAACTACAGAACAATTTCGGGAAATACCTGATGCTTGCGGCGCAAGAAGATATCATAATTACAAGAAACGGTATGGAAATAGCAAAACTGTCGGCCATCAGAGATGTGGTTTCAGAATGCGGTATGATGTCCGGAATGGTAATGGAAAAGGTGGAAGCGTATGGTTTTTACGGCGGCAGAAAGGCATCCTATGACGAGTTTTTGAAGCTGACCGAAGATACCGAGGAAAGATACGAATATATAGATGGTGAAATATACCTGCTGGCTTCACTTAAAACAGCGCACCAGATAGCTTTAACCGAACTGTTTGTAATTTTTCACAACTGGTTTCAGGGTAAAGAATGCATCCCCATGGTTGCCCCTTATGATATCACACTCAAGAGAAACCCGGAGGATATAAATGTTGCCCAGCCTGATATTATGGTCATCTGCGACCTTGAGGAAAAGCTGGATAAAAATGACTACTACCAGGGAGTCCCGGCACTTGTGGTTGAAATTTTATCAGAGGGCACGCGGAGCAAGGATTTGATTGAAAAGCTCGACCTTTACATGTCCTGCGGCGTCAGGGAATACTGGATTGTCAACCCGATAAACAAGGAAGTTACCGTTCATCTTTTTGCCGAAAACGATATCAGCAACAATATCACTTACAGAAAAGCCGAAACTGCCCGATCCTACATTTTTGAAGGATTATCCGCGGAGCTTGACGGAATCTTCAAGTAAGTATTCATTTTCGGCGCCACCATAACCAGCCCCAGTTTACCCACCACAATAACTGGCCGCCACCGTTTATGACTATACCCATTTAGATACCTCAACTAATTCTTTGCGGCTGGTTGGTTTGGGCATTTTAGCCGGGTAACCTAAAGGAATGATGGCCACCGGCCGGCGGCCCGGGGGTATTTCTAAGGTTTG harbors:
- a CDS encoding type II toxin-antitoxin system Phd/YefM family antitoxin; this translates as MKVNSTELQNNFGKYLMLAAQEDIIITRNGMEIAKLSAIRDVVSECGMMSGMVMEKVEAYGFYGGRKASYDEFLKLTEDTEERYEYIDGEIYLLASLKTAHQIALTELFVIFHNWFQGKECIPMVAPYDITLKRNPEDINVAQPDIMVICDLEEKLDKNDYYQGVPALVVEILSEGTRSKDLIEKLDLYMSCGVREYWIVNPINKEVTVHLFAENDISNNITYRKAETARSYIFEGLSAELDGIFK